Proteins from one Alphaproteobacteria bacterium genomic window:
- a CDS encoding ABC transporter ATP-binding protein produces MSDGPVLQLDHVVRTYRQADARLEVIRDATLSVPAGELVGLVGPSGAGKSTLLHVAGLLEMPDGGDVGICGRACGVLSDAARTAIRRTEIGFVYQFHHLLPEFSAEENVILPQMIAGKSRRAARERARELIAAVGLSNRAGHRPARLSGGEQQRVAIARALANEPRLLLADEPTGNLDAHTAAEVLDLFLSFVRDNGLAALIATHNVDLASRLDRVVRLEDGVLVAV; encoded by the coding sequence ATGAGTGACGGGCCGGTACTGCAACTGGATCATGTGGTCCGGACCTACAGACAGGCGGACGCCCGCCTTGAGGTCATTCGCGACGCCACGCTCTCCGTGCCCGCTGGTGAACTGGTCGGGCTCGTCGGGCCGTCCGGCGCCGGGAAATCGACGCTGCTCCATGTGGCCGGGTTACTGGAAATGCCCGATGGTGGCGATGTCGGCATCTGCGGTCGTGCCTGCGGGGTCCTGTCCGACGCGGCCCGAACGGCGATCCGGCGGACGGAAATCGGCTTCGTCTATCAGTTCCATCACCTGCTGCCGGAATTCTCGGCGGAAGAAAACGTCATCCTGCCGCAGATGATCGCCGGCAAGTCGCGTCGCGCGGCGCGCGAGCGGGCTCGAGAACTGATCGCGGCTGTCGGTTTGTCGAATCGGGCAGGCCACCGCCCGGCGCGCCTGTCCGGAGGGGAGCAGCAGCGGGTCGCCATTGCCCGCGCGCTGGCCAACGAGCCGCGCCTGCTGCTCGCGGACGAGCCCACCGGCAACCTTGACGCCCATACGGCGGCGGAAGTGCTGGACCTGTTCCTCTCGTTCGTTCGCGACAACGGGCTTGCGGCGCTGATCGCGACACACAACGTCGATCTGGCGTCGCGGCTGGACCGGGTTGTCCGGCTTGAGGATGGTGTTCTCGTCGCAGTCTGA
- a CDS encoding lipoprotein-releasing ABC transporter permease subunit, producing the protein MFTAFERFVALRYLRSRRQEGFISVIAWFSFAGIMLGVATLIIVMAVMNGFRQELLSRILGVNGHLNVTNNTRTVADFDPLVAQITALPGILSAIPMVEGQVMATARGVASGALVRGLREADFRRRAILADGIVAGSLDDFAADTGIVVGARMADRMGLRPGDSITLISPNGNPSAFGTLPRMKAYPVAAVFKVGMSEYDDTFIYMPLSEAQIFFRKKDAVSGIEIMLENPDDVFSAATAIGREIGAGYRIYDWQRANASFFTALQVERNVMFLILTLIIVVAAFNVISSQIMLVNDKGKGIAILRTMGASRGMILRIFFMTGASVGLVGTLAGSILGISFALNIESIRQSIQSLTGAELFNAEIYFLSQLPADLDPQEVATVVVMALVLSFLASVFPARRAARLDPVEVLRYE; encoded by the coding sequence ATGTTTACCGCATTCGAACGCTTCGTCGCATTACGCTACCTGCGGTCGCGCCGCCAGGAAGGATTCATTTCCGTCATCGCCTGGTTCTCGTTTGCCGGCATCATGCTGGGCGTGGCGACGCTCATTATCGTCATGGCGGTCATGAACGGGTTCCGCCAGGAATTGCTGTCGCGTATCCTCGGCGTCAACGGTCATCTGAACGTTACCAATAATACGCGGACGGTTGCCGATTTCGACCCGTTGGTGGCGCAAATTACCGCCTTACCGGGTATTCTCAGCGCCATTCCGATGGTGGAAGGCCAGGTGATGGCGACGGCGCGCGGCGTGGCGTCCGGCGCGCTGGTTCGGGGGCTGCGCGAAGCGGATTTCCGGCGCCGCGCAATTCTGGCCGATGGCATCGTCGCCGGAAGCCTGGATGACTTCGCGGCCGACACAGGAATCGTCGTCGGCGCCCGAATGGCGGACCGTATGGGGTTGCGGCCCGGCGACTCGATCACCCTGATCTCGCCGAACGGCAATCCCAGCGCGTTCGGCACCTTGCCGCGCATGAAGGCCTATCCGGTCGCCGCCGTATTCAAGGTTGGCATGTCGGAATATGACGACACGTTCATCTATATGCCGTTGTCCGAGGCGCAAATATTTTTCCGGAAGAAGGATGCTGTTTCGGGCATCGAAATCATGCTCGAAAACCCGGACGACGTGTTTTCGGCGGCCACGGCAATCGGCAGGGAAATCGGGGCCGGTTACAGGATTTATGACTGGCAGCGTGCGAATGCCAGTTTCTTCACGGCCCTGCAGGTGGAGCGGAATGTCATGTTCCTGATCCTGACGCTGATTATCGTCGTCGCCGCGTTCAATGTCATTTCCAGCCAGATCATGCTGGTCAACGACAAGGGGAAGGGGATAGCGATCCTGCGTACGATGGGTGCATCCCGGGGCATGATCCTGCGAATTTTCTTCATGACCGGCGCCAGTGTGGGGCTGGTGGGAACGCTGGCGGGAAGCATTCTCGGGATTTCGTTTGCGCTGAATATCGAGTCCATCCGGCAGTCGATCCAGTCGCTCACCGGGGCCGAACTGTTTAACGCGGAGATTTACTTCCTGTCGCAATTGCCGGCGGATCTCGACCCGCAGGAGGTGGCGACAGTCGTTGTCATGGCGCTGGTGCTGTCCTTCCTGGCCTCGGTTTTCCCCGCGCGCCGCGCGGCCCGGCTCGATCCGGTGGAAGTGCTGCGTTATGAGTGA
- a CDS encoding proline--tRNA ligase, with protein sequence MRLSQYFLPTLKETPSEAQIVSHRYMLRAGMIRQASAGIYSWLPLGHRVLKKIEQIVREEQDAAGAQEILMPTIQSADLWRQSGRYEDYGKEMLRITDRHDRDMLYGPTNEEQVTEIAAAYIKSYRQLPKNLYHIQWKFRDEVRPRFGIMRGREFLMKDAYSFDIDADAGRRAYNRMFVAYLRTFARMELKAIPMRADTGPIGGDMSHEFIILADTGESEVFCHRDFLERDVLALDVDYDSDLQPLVDEWTGLYAATDEMHDPARFEREVPAESRVTDRGIEVGHIFFFGDKYSKPFGAVVPTPEGGETTIQMGSYGIGVSRLVGAIIEASHDDKGIIWPEAVAPFKVGLINLRSGDADCDAACDDIYGKLSAAGVEVLYDDRPERAGGKFADMDLIGLPWQLVVGPRGLKNGVVELKSRRTGETAELPVAAALDRLGG encoded by the coding sequence ATGCGCCTGTCACAGTATTTTCTGCCGACCTTGAAGGAAACGCCCAGCGAGGCGCAGATCGTTTCGCATCGCTATATGCTGCGGGCCGGCATGATCCGGCAGGCCAGTGCCGGTATCTACTCCTGGCTGCCGCTGGGCCACAGGGTGCTGAAGAAGATCGAACAGATCGTGCGCGAGGAGCAGGACGCGGCCGGCGCGCAGGAAATCCTGATGCCGACCATCCAGTCCGCCGACCTGTGGCGGCAGAGCGGCCGCTATGAGGATTACGGCAAGGAGATGCTGCGCATCACTGACCGACATGACCGGGATATGCTGTACGGGCCGACCAATGAAGAACAGGTAACAGAGATTGCCGCCGCCTATATCAAAAGCTACCGGCAGCTTCCGAAGAACCTGTACCACATCCAGTGGAAATTCCGCGATGAGGTCCGGCCCCGTTTCGGGATCATGCGCGGCCGTGAATTCCTGATGAAGGATGCCTATTCCTTCGACATCGATGCCGACGCCGGCCGCCGCGCCTATAACAGGATGTTCGTGGCGTACCTTCGGACATTCGCGCGCATGGAACTGAAGGCGATCCCGATGCGGGCGGATACCGGTCCGATCGGCGGCGATATGAGCCATGAATTCATCATCTTGGCCGATACCGGCGAAAGCGAGGTATTCTGCCATCGCGATTTTCTGGAACGTGACGTTCTGGCGCTCGACGTGGATTATGACTCCGATCTGCAGCCGCTCGTCGATGAATGGACAGGCCTTTACGCCGCCACGGACGAAATGCACGATCCGGCGCGGTTCGAGCGCGAGGTTCCCGCCGAAAGCCGCGTGACGGACCGCGGGATCGAAGTCGGACATATTTTCTTTTTCGGGGACAAGTATTCCAAACCCTTTGGCGCGGTTGTCCCGACCCCGGAAGGCGGCGAGACAACCATCCAGATGGGCTCCTACGGCATCGGCGTATCCCGGCTGGTCGGCGCGATTATCGAGGCCAGCCACGACGACAAGGGCATTATCTGGCCGGAAGCGGTCGCGCCTTTCAAGGTCGGGCTGATAAACCTGCGCAGCGGCGATGCCGACTGCGATGCCGCCTGCGACGATATCTACGGAAAACTGAGCGCCGCCGGCGTTGAAGTGCTGTATGACGACCGTCCCGAACGGGCCGGCGGCAAATTCGCCGACATGGATCTGATCGGGTTGCCCTGGCAATTGGTCGTCGGGCCGCGCGGGCTGAAGAACGGCGTCGTCGAACTGAAGAGCCGCCGGACAGGCGAGACCGCGGAACTTCCGGTGGCGGCCGCGCTCGACCGTCTCGGCGGGTAA
- a CDS encoding DUF1467 family protein, whose product MSIVEGLVAFAIIWWLVLFMVLPWGIAREENPEVGHEPGAPVKPRLWLKIAITTGISVILLVIVWAIAESGWINFRN is encoded by the coding sequence GTGAGTATCGTCGAAGGTCTAGTCGCATTCGCGATTATCTGGTGGCTCGTGCTGTTCATGGTCCTGCCCTGGGGTATCGCCCGCGAGGAAAACCCGGAAGTCGGACATGAGCCCGGCGCTCCCGTCAAACCACGTCTGTGGCTGAAAATAGCGATCACGACCGGCATTTCGGTCATCCTGCTGGTCATTGTCTGGGCTATTGCCGAATCCGGCTGGATCAATTTCCGAAACTGA
- the mce gene encoding methylmalonyl-CoA epimerase, with translation MIGRLNHVAIVVPDLAAAAAMYRNALGAQVSEPQDLPEHGVTVVFVILPNSKIELLHPLGDDSPIAAYLERNRDGGMHHICYEVDDILAARDLLASQGARVLGDGEPKNGAHGKPVLFLHPKDFAGTLIELEQV, from the coding sequence GTGATCGGGCGCTTGAATCACGTTGCCATTGTCGTACCGGACCTTGCCGCCGCGGCCGCCATGTACCGAAACGCCCTGGGCGCGCAGGTTTCGGAACCCCAGGATCTGCCGGAACACGGCGTCACCGTGGTTTTCGTCATCCTGCCGAACAGCAAGATCGAACTGCTGCACCCGCTGGGCGACGATTCGCCCATCGCCGCGTATCTCGAGCGCAATCGCGATGGCGGCATGCATCATATCTGCTATGAAGTGGACGATATCCTGGCGGCGCGGGATCTGCTGGCGTCGCAGGGGGCGCGTGTGCTGGGCGATGGCGAGCCAAAAAACGGCGCGCATGGCAAACCGGTTCTGTTCCTGCATCCCAAGGATTTTGCGGGAACGCTGATCGAACTGGAACAGGTTTAG
- a CDS encoding ribonuclease J — protein MKGYGQTGLPSAEELLFLSLGGAGEIGMNLNLFGHDGAWLMLDLGITFGDDETPGIDIIMPDPTFIEERVDALAGLVLTHAHEDHIGAVPYLWQRLKCPIYATPFTASILRRKLEEVNLHKKAVITEIPLSGRFDVGPFNIELITLTHSIPEPNACVIRTAAGTVMHTGDWKLDPDPKVGATTDEEALIRVGKEGVLAMTCDSTNVFVAGHSGSEADVRDSLRETTAAFDNRVVIACFASNVARLESAAHAALQNDRSVALVGRSLWRFYEAAMENGYLTEIPRFLTAKEAADIPRDKILLICTGSQGEPRSALARIVRGEHRDVHLDPGDVVIFSSRIIPGNEKSIGRLQNRLAELGVEMVTTNDDEGIHVSGHPGREELIQMYQWIRPQVAVPVHGELRHLRAHAALAKECQVPQSCVAPNGTLLRLAPGPATVVDDVFTGRLALDGNRLISLASSVMRERRGLMENGSAVVTLVVDRAGDLHADPQIATQGVFDQDGDPDLIEGMTDAVMDALEDMPAKSRRMDDAVCEAVRIGLRRWIKAICGKRPKTKVHLVRV, from the coding sequence ATGAAGGGGTACGGGCAGACCGGATTGCCGTCCGCGGAGGAATTGTTGTTTCTGTCGCTCGGCGGCGCCGGCGAAATCGGCATGAACCTGAACCTGTTCGGCCATGATGGCGCCTGGCTGATGCTGGATCTGGGAATCACGTTCGGGGATGACGAAACGCCGGGTATCGATATCATCATGCCGGACCCGACGTTTATTGAAGAACGCGTCGATGCGCTGGCCGGGCTGGTCCTGACCCATGCGCATGAAGACCACATCGGCGCGGTGCCGTATCTGTGGCAGCGTCTGAAATGTCCGATCTACGCAACCCCGTTCACCGCCAGCATCCTGCGCCGCAAGCTGGAGGAGGTGAACCTGCACAAGAAGGCGGTCATCACGGAAATTCCGCTGTCAGGCCGGTTCGACGTCGGACCTTTCAATATCGAACTGATTACCCTGACCCATTCCATTCCGGAACCGAATGCCTGCGTCATACGGACTGCGGCGGGTACGGTGATGCATACGGGCGACTGGAAGCTGGACCCGGATCCCAAGGTGGGCGCGACGACGGATGAGGAAGCTCTGATCCGTGTCGGCAAGGAGGGGGTTCTGGCCATGACCTGCGATTCGACGAATGTCTTCGTCGCCGGTCACTCCGGTTCCGAAGCCGATGTCCGGGACAGCTTGCGGGAAACGACCGCGGCGTTTGACAACCGCGTCGTCATTGCCTGTTTCGCGTCCAATGTTGCGCGGCTTGAATCGGCGGCGCATGCGGCGCTGCAAAACGACCGTAGCGTGGCGCTGGTCGGGCGGTCGCTCTGGCGCTTCTACGAAGCGGCAATGGAAAACGGCTATCTCACAGAGATACCGCGTTTCCTGACGGCAAAGGAAGCTGCCGATATTCCCCGCGACAAGATCCTGCTGATCTGCACCGGCAGCCAGGGGGAACCGCGTTCGGCGCTGGCCCGTATCGTCCGTGGGGAACATCGCGATGTCCATCTCGATCCCGGCGACGTCGTGATATTTTCCAGCCGGATCATCCCGGGCAACGAAAAATCGATCGGCCGGTTGCAAAACCGGCTTGCGGAACTTGGCGTGGAAATGGTGACCACCAATGACGATGAGGGCATCCACGTGTCGGGGCATCCGGGCCGCGAAGAACTGATCCAGATGTATCAGTGGATCCGGCCGCAGGTTGCGGTGCCGGTACACGGCGAATTGCGTCACCTGCGCGCCCATGCCGCCCTGGCGAAGGAATGCCAGGTGCCGCAAAGCTGCGTTGCGCCGAATGGCACGCTGCTGCGCCTCGCGCCGGGCCCGGCGACTGTTGTTGACGATGTATTCACCGGCCGGCTGGCACTGGATGGAAACCGGCTGATTTCGCTCGCCAGCAGCGTCATGCGCGAACGCCGCGGGCTGATGGAGAATGGGTCGGCGGTCGTAACACTGGTGGTCGATCGTGCCGGCGACCTGCATGCGGACCCGCAAATTGCGACGCAGGGCGTGTTCGATCAGGACGGCGATCCTGACTTGATCGAAGGGATGACCGATGCGGTGATGGATGCCCTGGAGGATATGCCGGCAAAATCGCGCCGGATGGACGATGCGGTCTGCGAGGCGGTGCGGATCGGTCTGCGGCGCTGGATAAAGGCGATCTGTGGCAAGCGGCCCAAAACCAAGGTCCATCTGGTTCGGGTATAG
- a CDS encoding type III pantothenate kinase: MLLAIDSGNTNVVFAVYDGDVLKGVWRCANDPRRTADEYAVWLTELMKLRGVAPAGIDGAILASVVPQTAFNLVSLCGRYFCGTPLTIGDDGVELGLRILIDRPEQVGADRLVTAVSTFSRYGGPSIIIDFGTATTFDVVDKDGDYRGGVIAPGINLSAEALHMASAQLPRVEIKPTDKVIGKSTIPAMQSGIFWGYIGMIEGLVARMQNEFGSTMTVVATGGLASLFAGCTDVIDHTDRDLTIRGLREVYRRNRAA; the protein is encoded by the coding sequence ATGCTTCTGGCTATCGATTCCGGAAATACCAATGTTGTTTTCGCCGTTTACGATGGGGATGTGCTGAAAGGCGTCTGGCGTTGCGCCAACGACCCGCGGCGGACGGCGGATGAGTACGCGGTCTGGCTGACCGAACTGATGAAATTGCGGGGCGTTGCGCCGGCCGGTATCGACGGCGCCATCCTCGCCAGCGTGGTGCCTCAAACGGCTTTTAATCTGGTGTCGCTCTGTGGGCGGTATTTCTGCGGAACGCCGCTGACCATCGGCGATGACGGCGTCGAACTGGGGTTGCGTATTCTGATCGACCGGCCGGAGCAGGTCGGCGCGGACCGGCTGGTGACGGCGGTATCGACTTTCAGCCGGTATGGCGGACCGTCGATTATCATCGATTTCGGCACCGCGACCACGTTCGATGTCGTCGACAAAGACGGCGATTATCGCGGCGGCGTTATCGCCCCCGGCATAAACCTGTCGGCGGAAGCGCTGCACATGGCGTCGGCGCAACTGCCGCGCGTCGAAATTAAACCGACCGATAAGGTCATTGGAAAGTCCACGATTCCGGCGATGCAGTCGGGAATTTTCTGGGGATATATCGGCATGATTGAAGGATTGGTGGCGCGGATGCAGAACGAATTTGGCAGTACGATGACGGTGGTTGCAACCGGCGGCCTTGCCTCGCTGTTCGCGGGGTGTACCGATGTAATCGACCATACGGACCGTGACCTGACCATCCGCGGGTTGCGCGAAGTGTATCGGCGGAACCGCGCCGCATGA
- a CDS encoding biotin--[acetyl-CoA-carboxylase] ligase: MSLALPEGCMLVALARTGSTNDEAKSLAATGAADGTVVWAREQTAGRGRRGRTWVSPAGNLYLSILLRPDKPPVESAQLSFVAAVALGDAIAELLPGHAALNCKWPNDILVNGRKVAGILLESSGAATGQATDWVVIGCGVNITGHPPDTLYPATDLKAEGAAAASVEAVLERFLESFFRWRDRWMESGIGPVRAAWLARAAGLGSEITVRLPHREIRGRFVDMDRDGALLLEGPGGVRETISAGDVFL; the protein is encoded by the coding sequence ATGTCCCTGGCGTTGCCCGAAGGATGTATGCTGGTCGCGCTGGCGCGAACCGGCTCCACCAATGACGAGGCGAAAAGCCTGGCCGCGACGGGGGCGGCCGACGGGACGGTTGTGTGGGCGCGCGAGCAGACCGCGGGCCGGGGCCGGCGGGGGCGGACGTGGGTTTCGCCGGCGGGAAACCTCTATCTCTCCATACTTTTGAGACCGGACAAGCCGCCCGTTGAATCGGCCCAACTGTCGTTCGTCGCCGCCGTGGCGCTCGGCGACGCCATTGCGGAATTGCTGCCCGGCCATGCGGCGCTGAACTGCAAATGGCCGAATGACATCCTGGTCAACGGCCGCAAGGTGGCGGGTATCCTGCTGGAGTCCTCCGGCGCCGCCACGGGGCAGGCGACCGACTGGGTCGTTATCGGATGCGGAGTCAATATTACCGGCCATCCCCCGGACACGCTGTACCCCGCCACGGACCTGAAGGCGGAGGGCGCGGCGGCGGCATCGGTGGAAGCAGTCCTGGAGCGTTTCCTCGAGTCATTTTTCCGGTGGCGCGACCGATGGATGGAATCGGGTATCGGGCCGGTACGGGCGGCGTGGCTGGCCCGGGCCGCGGGCCTGGGCAGTGAAATTACCGTTCGTTTGCCCCATCGCGAAATCCGCGGCAGGTTCGTCGACATGGACAGGGATGGCGCGTTGCTGCTGGAAGGTCCGGGCGGTGTCCGGGAAACCATTTCGGCCGGCGATGTGTTTCTCTGA